The window GACCAGCTTCGGATATGTTCGATATCGATGACGCGGATACTAGGGGGCCAAGTTGGGATCTGATCGGGGAGAAGGGCGAAGTCATACATGGGATCCGCATCATTGAGTGAATCATGGTGCCTATAGTAAGACATGTTCATGCGCAGCTCTTGTAGGCTGGGGCAAGCCTCGGCCAAAATTGTTAAGAAGGTAAGATCCAAAGACTGGTTGTGCATCAGAGAAAGCGTGCggaggctgctgccatgAGTGATGAGGAACATGGCTAGATTCTCAGCATCAATCTCCCAACAATTGATGAGCTCTAGATGAGTAAGGTACGTAGGTAAACGGGAGAGCAGACGACTTGTCATGATGGTAGATGATTCAAAGACCAGATGTTTAAGGGATTGAAGATGTGCTATAGCATCTCCAATAGCATCAAtgacctcgtcgtcctcaGCAGAGGTCTGCACGTTGGCTTGAGGGTCATCAAGCGCCGGCCCGGCAAGCCTGAGCGAAGGGACTTGGAAATTCGTAAAGCTCAGTCGCGTAAGGTGAGCAAATGATGGCATTTGGTGGATTCGGATAATATCTTTGAAGTCTGCAACATAGCCACCAAGCAAGCTTCCACTCCACTCCCAGCTCCTCAAGGCAATGGGGAGCAGTGAAAGAGCCTCGAAATCGTCAGCCGGTGGTGACTGGAGGGCAAGGAATATATCCTCTGAATAGTTCCACCTGACATGCGTATCAAGCTCTCTATAGGGCGGCTGTTCCGCAGGGTTAAAAAATATCAATTCCTTAAGACGAGTCAAGGGTCGAATGAGCTGAGAAGCTACTGCTTGAGATACAACCCGAACGTTTAGGTGAAGATACTCTATTTTCCGGCGGTAGTTGAAGAGGGTGTCCGCGGGGGAGCGTTCCAGCAATGAAACCAGTCGTTTCGCCTTGGAAGCATGCCGTATCACGGGATAGCGGTAAATGGCTGTTAATGCCGGTTCTGATAATAGTTTGCATAAAGTGGCAGCTTGGAGTAGCCAGTGCGTATTCGCTGCATCTGCACCGCTTTCATCGCGAGCATACAAGAAAACATCTACCCAAAATTGGTAGGGAATTCGCGGATCTGTCCAACTTGGACCGTGGGTTGGGGATATCTGATTGAGGTTCTCTGAAGCAGTTTGTCGCCGTTTACTTGGAGACTTCGTGGTGGCGACGGGGCGACTTCTGTCATTGGCTTTGCCTCTAGGGGTAGTCTTTGAAATTGAATGCCGCGTTGTCTTTGGGCTTCCTTTACTACCATGCCCGGCTGCGATTCTTGTGCTCCTTCGTCGAGATGAGTGCCGGGTAGACGATGCGGAAACATGGTGAGATCCCAAGGGAGACTCTGACACACTCGAATCTGACTCTGAGGAATTGGAAGAAGCCTCGCGCTCCCTTCTGGAGGTGCGAGATGGATTGGGCCGTGACTGGCGAGCTGGATTCCGTCGACTGCTATTTTGAGCCAAGGCTCGCTGCCCGGCGCTGCGTGTCAGCGGCATTGCACCACGTCGTTCACGGCGCTAGCTATAGAGGCTGTAGCGAAGAAATGGTATGCATGTAGAAGACACGGCGCTTCTGTGGCCCGGGGCGATTTATTGTGCGACGCCCCGTGAACTTGTAGTAGCACTTCTGGTGGTTGGAGAAATATTGATTTGGGGCTGATTGGAGCTGAAAGTCTGTGAAGTAAGAATGAGTAAGGATGAGGTAGCGCTGCTTCGACTACCGCAGCGTTGAGATGCTTAAAGTTTACAGGCAGGCGTAGCGGGGCCCAGCTCGGCAGCTCAACAGCGCAACGTCCTCTGTCATGTGATGCGTACTGCACAGGTTTCTTACGCGCAGCAATTCAGCTCATATGTACTTTACCAAGACATCTGCGATAACTTGGAATTCTTGATGAAGCCTtagatgatggcgccagTATGCACATAAAACCTGCGCACACAAGGCCATATTCACGCCGAGTGGGTAAGTTGCTTCTCGCAGCGTGATCCTAACGAGAGACCCTTGCAATTATCCACCAACGTCAACTGTGACGTGCTTGCAGCTACGCAGTACATGTGCTTTGTACCCAAGGAGGAATAGAAGCTTAGATGCGGCTTCGATGGGACTAAGCCAAGTTGGGTACGCGTGAAGACTTGCAAATCCCAACGCTACGGAACACATGGGCATTTACTCTTGACACAATAGTAGCTGAGTTGGCACTAACGTAACATTGAGATTTGCGGTCTTTCAccactacctaggtaggtactgGTGCTACGCCAGCACTGTCATCCACAAGGGAGCCTTGCTGCGCTGCTATTTCATATCTACCTACCTAAGCATCAATCTAATACGTTCTAggctgtttgtttgttgtaTCTAGAATAGGCAGTCTTCTGCTCCTGTCACGCACACATGCTCATTGGGTCCGGGTACTACCTTATAAGGCGTATTACGGAATGTCGGAACTTGTGTTAGCGCCATGCGACTCGCTTGCATGACAGACTCCGCAGCCTGTGGTTGTTTCCTCTGTTTGGAAACTTTGTTGGTCGGCGCTGCTGACAGGAGAGATCTTCTGCTGGTATCTCCACTTCTTCCTAGTGCCATCGACGGATAGCTAAAATTGGAAGCCAAAAGTGTCTGTCgctttccatcatctcctcttccGTTGTAGTGCCTCAGCAGTTGAGAAGGTATTTGCTTGATGTTATTAGGCCTCGCTGTAGCCGTGCACCGGACACGCCGACGGCTATGTGCATATGGTGCCCTCATGCTTGTAAGCGTGACCTGTGTAAGTGCAGGTACTTGGCTCCGCATAGCGCTAGCCACCGACTGCTTGGTACCCGCTACCAGGTGCTGGGCCACTGCTACGGGCTGGTGGCTACAGCGTCGCTTACAGCGAGGTCCGCTGGCGCTAGGCTTTTCCGGGGCCGCGATACAGCCGGGCAGGTCTCATCTACACGCGTCTGCTTGCTTTGTTCGTTCTGTCGCGCTGCCAAAGCCGCTACAGCCTGCTGGCCGCATTCCCAGTTTCTTCATTCCCGTCGCAAACTCTCGCAAACTCTCGCACCGCCTCAATCCATTGTCTGTGGTCTCCAGCCGCCGACTGCATCTTCACCAGGGGACGATTGATACCTGGCGACACCCTGCCGGCGCATTCTCATCATTCACCAGGGTCAATCATTCACCTCTGACACCCACCTGGCGTTTCACTGGGTTGCCGCAGCGGCAACGAAGCGTGCGGGCTTACACTCATAATGCTTTAAGGCCAAGGGAGAGCTTCATTCACCGTCGTCGCCAGCACTGTTTGTTTTGCTTGCCCCGTCTCAGCATACTCTGGGCTCACCCGCCGTCTCATAGaccactttttttctcatgaTCGGTTTCATCCCGCCATGACGGTGAAAACCAGGTGCCAGCGTCGAGCCCCCTTTCTTCATCGCAACTGGATCAAAGGCACCAGAGCCTTGAAGGACTCTGCAGCTATGGGCAACATAGTATCTTCACCAATTCATAAAGGATCTCATCAAATCGACCATGAAAGGGGCCCGCCGCTGAAACGGCGACGAGTTTCAACGCCCGACTCGTTTCCTGTGGAACATCTCATTGCCTCTCCGCAGTCTTCAGAATCAAAGTCTGCCCTCCGAGTTGAGGTTCTCAAAGTCTCTCACAAGGATTCAAAAAAGGTCAGATCCTATCATGGCCAAGCTCACCCCCACGAGGTTACGCACACCAAAGCTAGCTGCAGGATCACCATCTCTGAACTGACTCCTGGCTTCCGCCCCCGAGTCGTTCACTGCCAGAGCCAGATTTGCAACTTGACAACATATAAAAACCCTGCGGGCCCTCACCGCGTCTCTCGCATTGACTTGCCCAAGCCCTTCTACGTCCCCCAAGAGAGTATCCTGGTCAACCGGGTGGATGATGACAAATTCGACTTGGCAGATTCTTACGACATTGTAGTCGAATTAGAGGCTGCCCACGGCGAAAAATGGCCACCGCTGGACTCGACCGATTTCGGCATTCCGCCAGTGTCTCCTGATCTCTCTCCTGCCTCCAGCAAATCATGGGTCTTGTCGAGCCGCTTTGACAAGATTTTTGGCCGGCTCAAGGGCCCTGTGTCCTTAACTGCGGGATATTCAGAGGATGAACCTCCCTTCTGTACCGATTATGTCATGGACGTTGACCTACGCTGGGCGGCCGGCTACAAAGCATTAAAGGTCTTGGAGAAGGGATCAATGCCCTGCATCAACGCCATTGATCCTGACAGAGATTTGATGGACGACTTGTTCGCTCCATCTATGAACAGAAGggtcaatggcatcaatggcatcaatggTCACCACGCAGATGAGTTTTCCATTGAAATTGACGAAGAGGGCCTAGACGGCCCGGAAGGGGCACAAACTCCCTCGAGGTCCTTGAGAACTCgtgaaaaaaacaaggtgTATAACCTGAAGGTTCTGAGTGACCAAGCTCAgggcagagagaaaaaacgTCGCGCGCGGGCTAATCATCTCACGGCGGGTGAAGGTCGCGTTAGCTATCTCCTACCTTCAGACCAACCCGTCTGCCTAGACTATTACCGCTGCGTGACTTGCGGAGCCTATCACCAAACTATGCAGCAGCTACAGGCACACCTACAGACTTTCCACCCCGCGTATAACTATGTGCTCGAAACTACGAGTCAGGGGCCGCAGTTCCGAGTCTCTAGTCGATGCGAGGCTATGGCTTCTCCCCTCAAGGAGTATGAGATAAAACCTCCCGTTAAACCTTTCCACCTCGAGACATTTCTAGTTGGTGACCAGTCATGGGTCTCATCACGGCTTGGATCGGATACTATTGACGATGTATTCACCTTTTCAAAGGACAAGAATCCCTTTGACAGGCTCCCTTCCCAGTCGCCAATAGCTACACAACCGAGATTTGGGCAACGGCGCTTAGGGGGTCACGAAAACGAAAAGATCCTGGTGCCCGATATCAAACAGGCTCTTTTTGATCCCATCAGCAGAGCGCGATTGATTCCTGGCCAGGAGGTTCCAAAGAGGATACTAGACAACACATGGCTGATTCAAAAGCACCGCGAAAGCACAAGCGATTTTTCAGATGTTACTCCTGCAGAAAAGGAGTATATCTGGGAATGGGACGGCTACATCCTTCGCCAGAGCCTCACATCTGCCGCCTATTTTCCCCGAGCTTGGCTGGGTTTCGTTCGAGAGAAGGCATCCtggcttgttgctgctgaacAGCGTTTATTGGAGTTTGGCAAACATCTCAGCTTGCTTCGAGTTCGCGATATGCTTGAAGACAAAGTCATACGTGAAGCATTTTCCGTCATCAACGAAGCGAGAGCGAGGTTACAACGAAATGACAATAATGAAAGTATTGGCACCCAggttgaggaagaagcaagccCAAAGCAGTCTCCAAGAGCTACTCAAATCCGCAAGGGTACTAATGGCTGTACTGTCTGCCAGCTGCCCGTACTAGGGCCCAGAATGCTGGTCTGCGCAAACAAGGTAAGttgtttttcttcattttctgcCAACATTTGTCTGTCCTCGAACGCATACTTATTAGAAAAAACGATAGCTCTGCCCTCACAGATTATACCACTCAGACTGTATAAGGGAAGAAGCTGTTGTACCTGTTGATAAAAAGCAAGGCTGGCTCTGCAATGCGTGCTTCGCGAGCAAATCGACTTAGGAAAAGAAAGCCGAAGATGACACGCAAGAGGACAAGAAAGCTGAAGATGACACGCAAGAAGGATCGGATATCTCGACTTCAGGTCCTTCAAATGACTCCAAGGGCCCTGACAGAGACTGCAGCAGCACTACGAATAAGAAATAATGATGGTTCACTAAAGATATATAACGATTACGTTTATCGCCTACCTGGacactttttttattttttttgggtgTCCTCTGCTAAAAGGCTTCTGAATCACTTGATTTGGGCAGACTACCACTTACCAACTCGAGAGACAGACTTGGTAGAAAGAGTAGAGGTGTTTTCTGGAATTGATGAGCTGGGAGGCCCAAGTAGTACATCAGAAGATGCTCCACTATCCAAATCTGATGGTGGCTAAAGTTGGCCAGGCGCGACacgagagaagagcgaaaaTGTTTAATGGTATCAATGAAGCCTTTAGATTTTACTATACATGAAATTCCTGAAgatcaaaaacaaaaaaactcCAGTGTTTC is drawn from Trichoderma atroviride chromosome 7, complete sequence and contains these coding sequences:
- a CDS encoding uncharacterized protein (EggNog:ENOG41); the protein is MTVKTRCQRRAPFLHRNWIKGTRALKDSAAMGNIVSSPIHKGSHQIDHERGPPLKRRRVSTPDSFPVEHLIASPQSSESKSALRVEVLKVSHKDSKKVRSYHGQAHPHEVTHTKASCRITISELTPGFRPRVVHCQSQICNLTTYKNPAGPHRVSRIDLPKPFYVPQESILVNRVDDDKFDLADSYDIVVELEAAHGEKWPPLDSTDFGIPPVSPDLSPASSKSWVLSSRFDKIFGRLKGPVSLTAGYSEDEPPFCTDYVMDVDLRWAAGYKALKVLEKGSMPCINAIDPDRDLMDDLFAPSMNRRVNGINGINGHHADEFSIEIDEEGLDGPEGAQTPSRSLRTREKNKVYNLKVLSDQAQGREKKRRARANHLTAGEGRVSYLLPSDQPVCLDYYRCVTCGAYHQTMQQLQAHLQTFHPAYNYVLETTSQGPQFRVSSRCEAMASPLKEYEIKPPVKPFHLETFLVGDQSWVSSRLGSDTIDDVFTFSKDKNPFDRLPSQSPIATQPRFGQRRLGGHENEKILVPDIKQALFDPISRARLIPGQEVPKRILDNTWLIQKHRESTSDFSDVTPAEKEYIWEWDGYILRQSLTSAAYFPRAWLGFVREKASWLVAAEQRLLEFGKHLSLLRVRDMLEDKVIREAFSVINEARARLQRNDNNESIGTQVEEEASPKQSPRATQIRKGTNGCTVCQLPVLGPRMLVCANKVSCFSSFSANICLSSNAYLLEKTIALPSQIIPLRLYKGRSCCTC
- a CDS encoding uncharacterized protein (EggNog:ENOG41), with translation MPLTRSAGQRALAQNSSRRNPARQSRPNPSRTSRREREASSNSSESDSSVSESPLGSHHVSASSTRHSSRRRSTRIAAGHGSKGSPKTTRHSISKTTPRGKANDRSRPVATTKSPSKRRQTASENLNQISPTHGPSWTDPRIPYQFWVDVFLYARDESGADAANTHWLLQAATLCKLLSEPALTAIYRYPVIRHASKAKRLVSLLERSPADTLFNYRRKIEYLHLNVRVVSQAVASQLIRPLTRLKELIFFNPAEQPPYRELDTHVRWNYSEDIFLALQSPPADDFEALSLLPIALRSWEWSGSLLGGYVADFKDIIRIHQMPSFAHLTRLSFTNFQVPSLRLAGPALDDPQANVQTSAEDDEVIDAIGDAIAHLQSLKHLVFESSTIMTSRLLSRLPTYLTHLELINCWEIDAENLAMFLITHGSSLRTLSLMHNQSLDLTFLTILAEACPSLQELRMNMSYYRHHDSLNDADPMYDFALLPDQIPTWPPSIRVIDIEHIRSWSIESVYTFIHSLVDNATSLPNLRELMIKTALDIPWQTRAELRHKLRDMLERVFLREDEDPHDAAAPKQTSDTHDLARPRKRKRSRSPRSPVRRSNRIEAHVRGSLRRPRRDNTSQRHGLGRPLYREPDTDEDEFDDTELSDAETQQSSSSNPQPELAVQGLCHTVNIIIDNQKTREFPYSMDDFLSDGEGSSGVEWDGDDDDDHDFSIAF
- a CDS encoding uncharacterized protein (EggNog:ENOG41); this encodes MTVKTRCQRRAPFLHRNWIKGTRALKDSAAMGNIVSSPIHKGSHQIDHERGPPLKRRRVSTPDSFPVEHLIASPQSSESKSALRVEVLKVSHKDSKKVRSYHGQAHPHEVTHTKASCRITISELTPGFRPRVVHCQSQICNLTTYKNPAGPHRVSRIDLPKPFYVPQESILVNRVDDDKFDLADSYDIVVELEAAHGEKWPPLDSTDFGIPPVSPDLSPASSKSWVLSSRFDKIFGRLKGPVSLTAGYSEDEPPFCTDYVMDVDLRWAAGYKALKVLEKGSMPCINAIDPDRDLMDDLFAPSMNRRVNGINGINGHHADEFSIEIDEEGLDGPEGAQTPSRSLRTREKNKVYNLKVLSDQAQGREKKRRARANHLTAGEGRVSYLLPSDQPVCLDYYRCVTCGAYHQTMQQLQAHLQTFHPAYNYVLETTSQGPQFRVSSRCEAMASPLKEYEIKPPVKPFHLETFLVGDQSWVSSRLGSDTIDDVFTFSKDKNPFDRLPSQSPIATQPRFGQRRLGGHENEKILVPDIKQALFDPISRARLIPGQEVPKRILDNTWLIQKHRESTSDFSDVTPAEKEYIWEWDGYILRQSLTSAAYFPRAWLGFVREKASWLVAAEQRLLEFGKHLSLLRVRDMLEDKVIREAFSVINEARARLQRNDNNESIGTQVEEEASPKQSPRATQIRKGTNGCTVCQLPVLGPRMLVCANKLCPHRLYHSDCIREEAVVPVDKKQGWLCNACFASKST